From the genome of Deltaproteobacteria bacterium, one region includes:
- a CDS encoding bifunctional riboflavin kinase/FAD synthetase, translating into MEVFEGHRALFRPLASPAVCLGNFDGVHVGHRRLIDATVAAARAHRGDAVAFTFDPHPATVLAADLAPPLITSRERKLELLADAGVDVCILEPFTPDLARMPPSAFVDLLADVIGARHVVVGYDFTFGRDRAGTPDTLRAAGAARGFDVTVVPQVTVDGLVASSTKIRDFALLGKLDGVRRLLGRDLDVDGVVVRGDRRGRTLGFPTANVAVPAGLLLPPPGVYAVRAVVLDDRRAFGGVANLGTRPTFREGDNLALEVHLFDFDGDLYGRRIRVAFVDRIRGERRFDGVDALVAQIRADADRARAILTGDNT; encoded by the coding sequence ATGGAGGTATTCGAGGGTCACCGCGCGCTGTTCCGACCGCTGGCGAGTCCGGCCGTGTGCCTGGGCAACTTCGACGGCGTGCACGTCGGCCACCGGCGCCTGATCGACGCGACGGTCGCGGCAGCGCGCGCCCACCGCGGCGATGCGGTGGCGTTCACGTTCGACCCCCACCCGGCGACGGTGCTCGCCGCCGATCTGGCGCCCCCGCTCATCACGTCGCGCGAGCGCAAGCTCGAGCTTCTGGCCGACGCGGGGGTCGACGTGTGCATCCTCGAACCGTTCACCCCGGACCTCGCGAGGATGCCGCCGTCGGCGTTCGTGGACCTGCTGGCCGACGTGATCGGCGCGCGCCACGTCGTCGTCGGCTACGATTTCACATTCGGCCGCGACCGCGCCGGCACGCCCGACACCCTGCGCGCCGCCGGCGCCGCGCGCGGCTTCGACGTCACGGTCGTCCCGCAGGTGACCGTCGACGGACTCGTCGCGTCGAGCACCAAGATCCGCGACTTCGCCCTGCTCGGCAAGCTCGACGGCGTCCGCCGGCTGCTCGGCCGCGACCTCGACGTCGACGGCGTCGTCGTGCGCGGCGATCGCCGCGGCCGCACGCTCGGATTTCCGACCGCGAACGTGGCGGTCCCCGCCGGGCTGTTGCTGCCCCCGCCGGGCGTATACGCCGTGCGCGCCGTCGTCCTCGACGATCGACGGGCGTTCGGCGGCGTCGCAAACCTCGGCACGCGGCCGACGTTCCGCGAGGGAGACAACCTCGCGCTCGAGGTCCATCTGTTCGATTTCGACGGCGACCTGTACGGGCGACGCATCCGGGTCGCATTCGTCGACCGCATCCGCGGCGAGCGCCGGTTCGACGGCGTCGACGCCCTCGTCGCGCAAATCCGCGCGGACGCCGACCGCGCCCGCGCCATTCTCACAGGAGACAACACGTGA
- a CDS encoding 4-hydroxy-tetrahydrodipicolinate synthase, with amino-acid sequence MTALVTPMRDGAVDFPALDALVERQLEAGIDGLVAVGTTGESATLAPPEHVAVVRRVVEVARGRVPVVAGAGANSTAEAVELSIACREAGADALLHVTPYYNKPTQQGLYVHFEAVARAGRLPVVLYNVPGRTSCDLLPETVERLAAVDYIVAIKEATGSVARATEIIERCGDRIAVLSGDDFTAFALYAVGARGVISVVSNVAPAWMADMWDAARDGDWDRARQLHYRIQPLTRLLFAEPNPIPVKAALALLGHIGPEIRPPLVECSPALRDRLRDRLAEDGLA; translated from the coding sequence ATGACCGCGCTCGTCACCCCGATGCGCGACGGCGCGGTCGACTTTCCCGCGCTCGATGCACTCGTCGAGCGCCAACTCGAGGCCGGCATCGACGGCTTGGTTGCCGTGGGAACTACTGGCGAGTCGGCGACGCTCGCTCCGCCGGAGCACGTCGCCGTCGTGCGGCGCGTCGTCGAGGTCGCGCGCGGGCGCGTGCCGGTCGTCGCGGGCGCGGGGGCCAACTCGACGGCGGAGGCGGTGGAGTTGTCGATCGCCTGCCGCGAGGCCGGCGCGGACGCCCTGTTGCACGTCACCCCCTACTACAACAAGCCGACGCAGCAGGGGCTGTACGTCCACTTCGAGGCGGTTGCACGCGCGGGCCGCCTGCCGGTCGTGCTGTACAACGTGCCGGGCCGCACGAGCTGCGATCTGCTGCCGGAGACGGTCGAGCGGCTCGCCGCGGTCGACTACATCGTCGCGATCAAGGAAGCGACCGGGTCGGTCGCACGCGCGACCGAGATCATCGAACGCTGCGGCGATCGGATTGCCGTGTTGTCCGGCGACGACTTCACCGCGTTTGCGCTGTACGCGGTCGGCGCGCGCGGCGTCATCTCCGTCGTGTCGAACGTCGCGCCGGCGTGGATGGCCGACATGTGGGATGCAGCCCGCGATGGCGACTGGGACCGGGCGCGGCAACTGCACTACCGCATTCAACCGCTCACGCGCCTGCTGTTCGCCGAACCCAATCCGATCCCGGTCAAGGCGGCGCTCGCGCTGCTCGGCCACATCGGCCCCGAGATTCGCCCGCCGCTGGTCGAGTGCTCGCCGGCGCTGCGCGACCGTCTGCGCGACCGGCTCGCCGAGGACGGGCTGGCGTGA
- a CDS encoding 4-hydroxy-tetrahydrodipicolinate reductase produces the protein MRLAVPGAGGRMGRHVVAEALARPDAFAIAAAIEAEDSPAVGAEVAPGIVATSDRSALAGADVYVDFTTPEATRALAEAAAECGTAAVVGTTGLDDAARAALDALARRAPVVVAANFSMGVTLMLALVEQAARALGPEFDLEVVEIHHRHKRDAPSGTALAIAEALARGRGVDLRAVGRFAREGDIGPRPAGEIGVSTVRGGDVPGDHTALFLGPEERLELVHRAGSRAIFARGALRAAEWVVGRPAGLYSMRDVLGL, from the coding sequence ATCCGGCTGGCCGTACCCGGCGCGGGCGGGCGCATGGGCCGCCACGTGGTGGCCGAAGCCCTCGCCCGGCCCGACGCGTTCGCGATCGCGGCGGCGATCGAAGCCGAGGACAGCCCGGCCGTCGGCGCGGAGGTCGCGCCCGGCATCGTCGCCACCTCCGACCGGTCGGCGCTCGCCGGCGCCGACGTCTACGTCGACTTCACCACGCCCGAGGCGACGCGCGCGCTCGCCGAAGCGGCCGCCGAGTGCGGCACGGCCGCGGTCGTCGGCACGACCGGCCTCGACGACGCGGCCCGCGCGGCGCTCGACGCCCTCGCCCGGCGCGCGCCGGTCGTCGTCGCCGCCAACTTCTCGATGGGCGTGACGCTGATGCTCGCGCTGGTCGAGCAGGCCGCGCGCGCGCTCGGTCCGGAGTTCGACCTCGAGGTCGTCGAGATCCACCACCGCCACAAGCGCGATGCGCCGTCGGGGACCGCCCTGGCGATCGCCGAGGCCCTCGCGCGCGGGCGCGGCGTCGACCTGCGCGCCGTCGGCCGCTTCGCGCGCGAGGGCGACATCGGCCCGCGGCCGGCCGGCGAGATCGGCGTGTCGACCGTGCGCGGCGGCGACGTGCCGGGCGACCACACCGCGTTGTTCCTGGGCCCCGAGGAGCGGCTCGAACTCGTGCATCGCGCCGGTTCGCGGGCGATCTTCGCCCGGGGCGCGCTGCGCGCCGCGGAGTGGGTCGTCGGCCGACCGGCCGGCCTGTATTCGATGCGCGACGTACTCGGGTTGTAA
- a CDS encoding class I SAM-dependent methyltransferase, with product MTAHGKDLAPWLRRLAVYRYAAAAIDGKRVLELSCGAGRGAAFLADLGASRVVGVDEDRSAVAAPTPAAARDGVDLRAGRYGSLEFDDGAFDVVIVPDGAPVLRRRPVVDELRRVLAADGCLIAIVDNADRPGTSGGMSYFELGERLEPAFSPVRLLADAPFVAASIVEFAGDDAPAEVELDTALRALASDDDDDVAGYVAVCGPGGAAVAGRFAIVQLPTLAGVAAAAADLGIAGRRGPADAADVRQLRARLHELLAERAEHAKRVEALKAQVEDAQQETGRVAAEAGIELNRARRELSAMRKRVLELEAKVAAAEEAAGAPAGPPAPERIGAVAEDGHAAGAAEGDAAGAEPTTARLRAVAAAGDGAPTSERATQRMAPLTGVGETPDGRAETERIAEALAAHAAAMRAIERELAERTEFAEELRAERDAAAARADELAAEVARVRRALAEKDAELRRWRTRASLAEGELVKLRRALPTAAPEAAPVVVEFSGSSGER from the coding sequence ATGACGGCGCACGGCAAGGATCTCGCGCCGTGGCTGCGCCGGCTCGCGGTCTACCGCTATGCGGCGGCGGCGATCGACGGCAAGCGCGTGCTCGAACTGAGCTGCGGCGCCGGGCGCGGCGCCGCGTTCCTGGCTGACCTGGGCGCGAGCCGCGTCGTCGGCGTCGACGAAGACCGCTCCGCGGTGGCCGCGCCGACGCCGGCGGCTGCGCGGGACGGCGTCGACCTGCGGGCCGGCCGCTACGGATCGCTCGAGTTCGACGACGGAGCGTTCGACGTGGTGATCGTGCCGGATGGCGCGCCGGTGTTGCGCCGGCGCCCCGTCGTCGACGAGCTGCGCCGAGTGCTGGCCGCCGACGGGTGTCTGATCGCGATCGTCGATAACGCCGATCGCCCCGGCACCAGCGGCGGCATGTCCTACTTCGAACTGGGCGAACGGCTCGAGCCGGCGTTTTCGCCGGTACGCCTGCTGGCCGACGCGCCGTTCGTCGCCGCGTCGATCGTCGAGTTTGCCGGCGACGACGCGCCGGCGGAGGTCGAACTCGACACGGCGCTGCGCGCGCTGGCGAGCGACGACGACGACGATGTGGCCGGCTACGTCGCCGTGTGCGGCCCGGGCGGCGCCGCGGTCGCGGGGCGGTTCGCGATCGTGCAGTTGCCGACGTTGGCCGGCGTGGCGGCTGCCGCTGCGGACCTCGGCATCGCCGGCCGCCGCGGGCCGGCGGACGCGGCGGACGTGCGGCAACTGCGCGCGCGGCTGCACGAACTGTTGGCGGAGCGCGCCGAGCACGCCAAGCGGGTCGAGGCGCTCAAGGCGCAGGTGGAGGATGCCCAGCAGGAGACCGGTCGCGTCGCCGCGGAGGCGGGTATCGAGCTGAATCGCGCGCGTCGCGAGCTGTCCGCCATGCGCAAGCGAGTGCTCGAACTCGAGGCGAAGGTCGCCGCCGCCGAGGAGGCCGCGGGTGCGCCGGCCGGGCCGCCGGCGCCCGAGCGAATCGGTGCCGTCGCAGAGGACGGGCACGCCGCCGGGGCGGCGGAGGGCGACGCCGCCGGCGCCGAGCCGACGACGGCGCGGCTACGCGCAGTCGCCGCGGCCGGCGACGGCGCGCCGACCAGCGAGCGCGCGACGCAGCGGATGGCCCCGCTCACCGGGGTCGGCGAGACGCCCGACGGGCGCGCGGAGACGGAGCGGATCGCCGAGGCGCTGGCCGCGCACGCCGCCGCGATGCGCGCGATCGAGCGCGAGCTGGCCGAGCGCACCGAGTTCGCCGAGGAACTGCGCGCCGAGCGCGACGCTGCCGCCGCGCGCGCCGACGAGCTCGCGGCCGAGGTCGCCCGCGTGCGCCGCGCGCTCGCGGAAAAGGACGCCGAGCTGCGCCGGTGGCGCACGCGCGCGTCACTGGCCGAGGGCGAGCTGGTCAAGCTGCGCCGCGCACTGCCGACCGCGGCGCCCGAGGCGGCGCCGGTGGTCGTCGAGTTCAGCGGATCGTCCGGCGAACGATGA
- a CDS encoding acylphosphatase (catalyzes the hydrolysis of acylphosphate), translated as METIRVRVRVRGRVQGVWFRGSTRERAMRVGVSGWVRNLPDGSVELEAEGPPEAVDALVDWCRQGPPAARVDSVEVERIAPIGDRGFEVRR; from the coding sequence ATGGAGACCATTCGCGTTCGAGTTCGCGTGCGCGGTCGCGTGCAGGGCGTGTGGTTTCGCGGCTCGACCCGGGAGCGCGCGATGCGAGTAGGTGTGTCCGGGTGGGTGCGCAACCTGCCCGACGGCAGCGTCGAGCTGGAAGCAGAGGGGCCGCCCGAGGCGGTCGATGCGCTCGTCGACTGGTGCCGGCAGGGACCGCCCGCGGCGCGCGTCGACTCGGTGGAGGTCGAGCGCATCGCGCCGATTGGCGATCGCGGCTTCGAGGTGCGGCGATGA